A region from the Paenibacillus humicola genome encodes:
- the cls gene encoding cardiolipin synthase, translating into MIWALLALAVFVVQIAAVLAAEFRRPAKAVAWLLVLFACPPLGFFLYYYLAREYKAKRSFTERAAGSRELSHAALSRCKPVSSLSDVNGDRFEHQERLFGLLQSFAASPATCRNETKVLTNAEAAFAAIFDAIASARHHIHVEYYTIRADEIGQRFKDALIRKAKEGVEVRVIYDGLGSVGLAQSYIDELRDAGVRTQCFLAPKIAFFEKRMNYRNHRKNVIVDGRIGFVGGINIGDEYLGADPKLGFWRDTHLQLEGDAVYFLQNVFLKDWRFTAGERLEASKYMPVHGCAGRERVQIVASGPDTADDRTLEYVFAAVSAAKIRLYITTPYFIPDPSVLMGLRTAALSGVDVRIILPGVADTKIVLYASLSYVEEMLAAGVRIYRYRSGFIHAKVMIVDDLLASVGTANMDMRSFYSNFELNALLLSEPAIRRLEADFRQDLLNSDELDLHTFRKRSRRQKAYEAAARMLSPLL; encoded by the coding sequence ATGATCTGGGCTCTGCTGGCGCTGGCCGTATTTGTCGTACAAATCGCGGCCGTGCTCGCCGCCGAATTCAGAAGGCCTGCCAAAGCCGTCGCCTGGCTGCTGGTCCTGTTCGCATGTCCGCCGCTCGGTTTTTTCCTTTATTATTATTTGGCCCGGGAGTACAAGGCGAAACGGAGCTTCACGGAACGCGCCGCCGGCAGCCGCGAACTGAGCCATGCCGCGCTGAGCCGGTGCAAGCCGGTCAGCAGCCTATCCGACGTGAACGGTGACCGGTTCGAGCATCAGGAGCGGCTGTTCGGACTGCTGCAGAGCTTCGCGGCTTCGCCGGCAACGTGCCGTAACGAAACGAAGGTGCTGACGAACGCGGAAGCGGCGTTTGCGGCGATTTTCGATGCGATTGCCTCGGCGCGGCACCACATTCACGTGGAATATTATACGATTCGCGCCGACGAAATCGGGCAGCGGTTCAAGGACGCGCTAATTCGCAAGGCGAAGGAGGGCGTCGAGGTTCGGGTTATTTACGACGGGCTGGGCAGCGTGGGGCTCGCTCAAAGCTATATCGACGAGCTCCGGGACGCGGGCGTGCGGACGCAGTGCTTCCTGGCGCCGAAAATCGCCTTTTTCGAGAAGCGGATGAACTACCGGAATCATCGCAAAAACGTGATCGTTGACGGGCGGATCGGCTTTGTCGGCGGCATCAATATCGGGGACGAGTATTTGGGAGCCGATCCGAAGCTCGGCTTTTGGCGCGATACCCATCTGCAGCTGGAGGGAGACGCCGTCTATTTTCTGCAAAACGTCTTTTTGAAGGACTGGCGGTTTACCGCGGGGGAAAGGCTGGAGGCTTCCAAATATATGCCCGTGCACGGGTGCGCCGGACGCGAACGGGTGCAAATCGTCGCCAGCGGGCCGGATACGGCGGACGATCGGACGCTCGAATATGTGTTTGCCGCGGTATCGGCGGCGAAAATCCGCCTTTATATCACGACGCCGTATTTCATTCCCGATCCGAGCGTGCTGATGGGGCTGCGGACGGCGGCGCTCAGCGGGGTGGATGTGCGGATCATTTTGCCCGGCGTAGCGGATACGAAGATCGTGCTCTACGCCTCGCTGTCGTACGTGGAGGAGATGCTCGCGGCAGGCGTCCGGATTTACCGATACCGAAGCGGCTTCATACATGCAAAGGTAATGATCGTCGACGATCTGCTCGCGAGCGTGGGCACGGCGAATATGGACATGCGCAGCTTCTACAGTAATTTCGAGCTGAACGCCCTGCTGCTCAGCGAACCGGCGATCCGGCGGCTCGAAGCGGATTTCCGGCAGGATCTGCTCAACAGCGACGAACTCGATCTGCACACGTTCAGGAAACGCTCCCGCCGGCAAAAGGCCTATGAGGCCGCCGCCCGGATGCTGTCGCCGCTGTTATAG
- a CDS encoding ABC transporter ATP-binding protein, translating to MDNLASESIVQLSQVTKRIGGRTIIDKLSLELSEGEVFGFLGPNGSGKTTTIRMMVGLMSLTEGDVVIRGSSIRTDFENAIRHVGAIVENPEMYKYLTGYQNLLHYSRMVPGVTRGRIEEVVELVGLKARIHEKVKTYSLGMRQRLGVAQAILHKPSLLILDEPTNGLDPAGIRELRDYLRQLAKEERITVFVSSHLLSEMELMCDRVAIIQTGRLIDVRSIRSEGAAAVAVSRVVFEVDNAQEAVRLLAEYGAALADGAVSVEAGRETVARINAELVRAGLNVYGIRTVSKSLEDQFLEMTGGETIV from the coding sequence GTGGATAATCTAGCTTCCGAATCAATTGTCCAATTAAGCCAGGTAACGAAACGAATCGGCGGCAGAACGATTATCGACAAGCTGTCGCTTGAGCTTTCGGAAGGCGAAGTATTCGGCTTCCTCGGGCCGAACGGCTCCGGGAAAACGACGACGATCCGCATGATGGTCGGGCTGATGTCGCTGACGGAAGGCGATGTCGTGATCCGGGGCAGCAGCATCCGGACGGATTTCGAGAACGCGATACGACATGTGGGGGCCATTGTCGAAAACCCGGAAATGTACAAATATTTGACCGGCTACCAGAACCTGCTCCACTATTCGCGCATGGTGCCGGGCGTTACCCGCGGGCGGATCGAGGAAGTGGTCGAGCTTGTCGGGCTGAAGGCGCGCATCCACGAGAAGGTGAAGACGTATTCGCTCGGCATGCGCCAGCGGCTTGGCGTGGCGCAGGCGATTTTGCACAAGCCGTCGCTGCTCATTCTGGATGAGCCGACGAACGGACTCGACCCGGCCGGCATCCGCGAGCTGCGCGATTATTTGCGGCAGCTGGCCAAAGAGGAACGCATCACCGTATTCGTCTCCAGCCATCTGCTCAGCGAGATGGAGCTCATGTGCGACCGCGTGGCGATCATTCAGACCGGACGGCTGATCGACGTGCGAAGCATTCGCAGCGAGGGAGCGGCGGCAGTCGCTGTGAGCCGGGTCGTTTTCGAGGTCGACAACGCGCAGGAGGCCGTTCGGCTGCTGGCCGAATACGGGGCGGCGCTGGCGGACGGGGCGGTATCGGTCGAAGCCGGCCGCGAGACGGTAGCCCGGATCAATGCCGAGCTGGTGCGCGCGGGGCTGAACGTTTACGGCATCCGCACGGTCAGCAAGTCGCTGGAAGACCAATTCCTCGAAATGACGGGGGGCGAGACGATTGTCTAA
- a CDS encoding lasso peptide biosynthesis B2 protein, giving the protein MFRLIKKAFALHPRELRLYTEAFFYLGWARVLKALPFAKVAPGLGRPMQETSFARNTPAEDTIKRISRAVRTMSRHTWWESQCLVMAIAAMKMLDRRGIESTLYLGTARDADGKMIAHAWLRSGNIYLTGFEEMRKFTVVGKFGNAAG; this is encoded by the coding sequence TTGTTCAGACTAATTAAAAAAGCGTTTGCTTTGCATCCACGAGAGCTGCGGTTATATACCGAGGCTTTTTTTTATTTGGGCTGGGCCCGAGTGCTAAAAGCGCTGCCATTTGCCAAAGTGGCGCCGGGGCTTGGCCGTCCGATGCAGGAAACTTCATTCGCTCGCAATACGCCTGCGGAAGATACGATCAAACGGATCTCCCGTGCCGTCCGAACCATGAGCCGGCATACCTGGTGGGAAAGCCAATGCCTGGTCATGGCGATTGCCGCGATGAAAATGCTGGATCGCCGCGGCATTGAGAGTACGCTTTATTTGGGGACGGCCAGGGATGCGGACGGCAAAATGATCGCCCACGCCTGGCTGCGCAGCGGGAATATTTATTTGACCGGCTTTGAGGAAATGAGGAAATTTACGGTCGTTGGGAAATTCGGCAATGCAGCGGGTTGA
- a CDS encoding ABC transporter permease, with the protein MSNFMLLIRNENMKIYRRLRTWIMFGILVAILLAIDIGAKLIGGGDANNWNMMQINSAVLFSIVTIFTVVVSADSVAGEFSSGTIKLLLIRPWSRSKILLSKYISLLLFALIMAALLFVLSLFVNIALFGYDGSADVVQRVLHVDRDMTPLAFMLIYYIDQFVALIVTVTLSFMLSTVFRSGGLAIGLSLFLLLGGSTITGLLTLLHKKWVDYVLFLHMNLAQYLTNSPVKEGMTIGFSLGVLAVYYIVFVAITWIIFNKRDVAG; encoded by the coding sequence TTGTCTAATTTCATGCTGCTGATCCGCAACGAAAATATGAAAATTTACCGCCGTTTACGCACATGGATCATGTTCGGCATTCTGGTGGCGATCCTGCTCGCCATCGATATCGGGGCGAAGCTGATCGGCGGGGGGGACGCCAACAACTGGAACATGATGCAGATCAACTCGGCCGTCCTGTTCTCCATCGTCACGATCTTCACCGTTGTCGTCTCCGCCGACAGCGTGGCGGGCGAGTTTTCCAGCGGGACGATCAAGCTGCTGCTCATCCGGCCGTGGAGCCGCTCGAAAATTTTGCTCTCGAAATATATCAGTCTCCTGCTGTTCGCGCTGATCATGGCCGCGCTGCTGTTCGTACTGTCGCTCTTCGTCAACATCGCGCTGTTCGGCTACGACGGAAGCGCCGACGTCGTGCAGCGGGTGCTGCACGTCGACCGGGACATGACGCCGCTGGCTTTCATGCTGATTTATTATATCGATCAGTTCGTGGCGCTGATCGTCACCGTGACGCTGTCGTTTATGCTCTCCACCGTGTTCCGCAGCGGAGGGCTGGCGATCGGGCTGTCGCTGTTCCTGCTCCTCGGCGGGAGCACGATCACGGGCCTGTTGACGCTGCTGCACAAAAAATGGGTCGATTACGTGCTGTTCCTGCACATGAATCTGGCCCAGTATTTGACGAACAGCCCGGTCAAGGAAGGCATGACGATCGGCTTCTCGCTCGGCGTGCTGGCGGTTTATTATATCGTCTTCGTCGCGATTACCTGGATCATCTTTAACAAGCGCGACGTCGCGGGATAA
- a CDS encoding asparagine synthetase B family protein, translating to MSVIAGIHNYDSDPVSHEDCGRLMHALQMYQTDELSGWRGDSVFLGCGVKRVTPESLGEKLPYEDKELGLVITADAVIDNREELFERLQVERQRRNMPDSELILLAYRKWLIDAPQYLIGDYAFVVWDRKRRLLFGARDPIGNRTLYYHQNGSRFSFATTIEPLLTLNDRHVSINETWLAEFLALPAEYESADPFSTAYNGIGQLPPAYSFTLMNGFWSTLQYEKLRPAQIPQFKTNESYEEAFREVFAQAVRSRLRTHKAVGAALSGGLHSGSVAGLSAKELQKEHKPLHTFSYVPPGDAAHRTVSDPVNDERSLIKQMVRHIGGTSDHNLYFPENSPLSDMDEWLDILEMPYKFVDNSFWTKDIHKQAAEWDIGILLTGFGGKQSVSWGSPVDYYAYLLKRFRWMRLYRELGPYSRSTKLGRTRLLSMIGRSAFSRRTGNAAYAGEPILIHPDFARSMHVRELLRHFDADIGGGTAFTLEGRARLLESMTFSSMQGTRRTKLSLRYGVMERDPFLDVRLIRFCLALPLEQFVQHGMNGALLRRAMKGDLPDTVRLNPRVCGIHGEAWVYGLLKDLKRIAEDIDALCKNDAANEYLNIPQIKASFHKVDRHPRPGLALVPDLQLLMRGLAVHRFLHKLRSLPPVPAPLRSGSYS from the coding sequence ATGAGCGTCATAGCAGGCATTCACAATTATGATTCCGATCCTGTATCCCATGAGGATTGCGGCAGGCTGATGCATGCTTTGCAGATGTATCAAACGGATGAGCTCAGCGGCTGGCGGGGGGATTCGGTCTTTTTGGGATGTGGTGTGAAGCGGGTGACGCCGGAGTCTCTCGGTGAGAAGCTGCCTTACGAGGATAAAGAGCTGGGGCTGGTCATTACGGCGGATGCGGTCATTGATAACCGGGAGGAGCTGTTTGAACGGCTGCAGGTCGAACGCCAACGCCGTAATATGCCGGACAGCGAGCTTATTTTGCTGGCTTATCGCAAGTGGTTGATAGACGCTCCGCAATATTTAATCGGTGATTACGCGTTCGTGGTCTGGGACAGGAAAAGAAGGCTGCTGTTTGGCGCGCGCGATCCTATCGGAAACCGGACGCTGTATTATCATCAGAACGGCAGCCGATTCTCGTTTGCGACCACGATTGAACCGCTCCTCACTCTGAATGATCGGCATGTTTCGATCAATGAGACTTGGCTGGCCGAATTTCTGGCGCTTCCGGCCGAATACGAGTCGGCGGATCCCTTCAGTACCGCTTATAACGGAATTGGGCAGCTGCCTCCTGCTTATTCTTTCACTTTAATGAACGGCTTCTGGAGTACGCTGCAATACGAAAAGCTCCGGCCGGCGCAGATCCCCCAGTTCAAGACGAACGAATCCTATGAGGAGGCGTTTCGGGAGGTATTTGCGCAGGCGGTCCGATCGAGGCTGCGAACGCATAAGGCAGTCGGTGCCGCGTTAAGTGGCGGGCTTCATTCGGGCTCCGTCGCCGGTCTCTCGGCAAAGGAATTACAAAAAGAGCATAAACCGCTGCACACGTTCAGCTATGTCCCGCCGGGCGATGCTGCCCATAGGACAGTTAGTGACCCGGTTAACGATGAGCGGTCTTTGATCAAGCAAATGGTCCGGCACATTGGCGGTACCTCCGATCACAATCTATATTTCCCGGAAAATAGTCCGTTGTCCGACATGGACGAGTGGCTCGATATATTGGAAATGCCCTATAAATTCGTGGATAACTCCTTTTGGACAAAAGATATTCATAAGCAGGCAGCCGAATGGGATATCGGTATACTGCTTACCGGCTTCGGAGGCAAACAGTCGGTTTCCTGGGGATCGCCGGTCGACTATTATGCGTATTTGTTGAAAAGGTTTCGATGGATGAGGCTTTATCGGGAGCTGGGTCCATACAGCCGCAGCACGAAGCTCGGGCGTACACGACTGCTCTCCATGATTGGCAGGTCTGCTTTTTCGCGGAGAACCGGAAACGCTGCATACGCCGGGGAACCGATCTTGATTCATCCGGATTTTGCCCGGAGCATGCATGTAAGGGAACTGCTTCGCCATTTTGATGCCGACATCGGCGGTGGTACAGCCTTCACGTTGGAAGGACGAGCCCGGCTGTTGGAGAGCATGACTTTTTCCAGCATGCAGGGGACGAGACGCACGAAACTTTCTCTCCGTTACGGCGTAATGGAAAGGGATCCGTTCCTGGATGTAAGGTTGATCCGGTTTTGTCTTGCTCTTCCACTGGAGCAATTTGTGCAGCATGGCATGAACGGGGCTTTGCTTCGGAGAGCGATGAAAGGTGATTTGCCGGATACGGTCCGGTTAAACCCGCGTGTTTGCGGTATTCATGGCGAGGCTTGGGTGTACGGGCTGCTGAAGGATTTGAAGCGGATCGCCGAAGATATCGATGCGCTGTGCAAAAACGATGCCGCGAATGAATATCTGAATATTCCGCAAATTAAAGCTTCATTTCATAAAGTGGATCGCCATCCCCGGCCCGGGCTTGCTCTTGTACCGGATCTCCAGTTGTTAATGCGGGGATTGGCCGTTCACCGTTTTCTACATAAACTGCGTTCGCTGCCGCCGGTTCCGGCACCGCTTCGATCCGGCTCTTACTCCTGA
- a CDS encoding paeninodin family lasso peptide — MSKKVWEAPQMEVLDVNLTMAGPGTMIPDAVQNDVDEVVHHS; from the coding sequence ATGTCCAAAAAAGTTTGGGAAGCGCCACAAATGGAAGTACTCGACGTCAACCTGACGATGGCAGGCCCGGGAACGATGATTCCCGACGCGGTACAAAACGATGTAGACGAAGTCGTTCATCACAGCTAA
- a CDS encoding nucleotidyltransferase family protein, with the protein MSSEISLDMGSFPNELKLLLALIGLDNDSESFSHVRKDINNIDWGKFLQLTRHHRVFPLVAKNINKIDKKIIPIEIAKSIYSDFRKNTLQMLHLSAEMERICESFKNNNICLIVLKGPVLAKALYGDVSFRTSKDLDILVPTEKIEMAGLLLQELGYKTEVNNTSFKQKGNHISYINSEKCIEIELHWKLNPGDRNEPEFKELWERKRLSPLSISSSIYLLGNEDLFLFLILHGARHGWFRLRWLVDIDFMIRNGIDWSIGLPLLKKYNCLTVVGQAIILASQLFKTAIPNDLEGLTKNKLSLNLAKKALIFIKDMIVFTDLPKKLVPFFKYYSFLLLPSSKRWMFLLNLLYPNIRDVQILTLPKPLHFLYFPLRPLLWFWRLSKSRSSISAKKDRQKRASVG; encoded by the coding sequence ATGAGTAGCGAAATATCGCTTGATATGGGTTCTTTCCCTAATGAATTGAAACTGCTACTTGCTCTTATTGGATTAGACAATGATTCAGAATCATTTTCACATGTGAGAAAAGACATTAATAACATTGATTGGGGAAAGTTTCTGCAATTAACTAGACATCATAGGGTCTTTCCATTGGTTGCAAAAAATATTAACAAAATTGATAAAAAAATAATTCCGATTGAAATTGCAAAATCAATTTATTCGGATTTCCGAAAAAATACATTACAAATGCTTCACTTAAGTGCAGAAATGGAGAGGATCTGTGAATCATTTAAAAATAATAATATTTGTTTAATAGTATTGAAAGGTCCAGTTTTAGCAAAAGCACTGTACGGTGATGTGTCGTTTAGAACATCAAAAGATCTGGATATCCTCGTCCCTACTGAAAAAATAGAAATGGCAGGATTATTACTTCAAGAGCTTGGCTACAAAACAGAAGTGAATAATACATCTTTTAAACAAAAAGGTAATCATATTTCTTATATTAATTCTGAGAAATGCATTGAAATAGAACTTCACTGGAAACTTAACCCAGGTGACAGAAACGAACCAGAATTTAAGGAATTATGGGAACGGAAGAGATTAAGTCCTTTATCAATATCTTCTTCAATTTATTTATTAGGAAACGAGGACTTATTTTTATTTTTAATTCTGCATGGAGCAAGACACGGATGGTTTAGATTACGTTGGTTAGTTGACATTGATTTTATGATTCGAAACGGAATAGATTGGAGTATTGGCTTGCCGTTATTGAAAAAATATAATTGTCTAACAGTTGTAGGGCAAGCCATAATATTAGCTTCACAATTATTTAAAACGGCTATTCCTAATGACCTGGAAGGTTTAACCAAGAATAAATTATCACTAAACTTAGCTAAAAAGGCATTAATTTTTATAAAAGATATGATCGTATTCACAGATCTTCCAAAAAAATTGGTCCCTTTTTTTAAATATTATTCGTTTTTATTACTTCCCTCTTCAAAAAGATGGATGTTCTTATTAAACCTATTGTATCCAAACATAAGAGATGTTCAAATCCTCACACTTCCGAAACCGTTACATTTCCTTTACTTTCCGCTTCGTCCTTTATTATGGTTCTGGCGGCTATCAAAATCGCGTTCAAGTATAAGTGCAAAAAAGGACCGACAAAAAAGAGCAAGTGTTGGTTAA
- a CDS encoding LCP family protein, whose amino-acid sequence MNRRVKRVLAWSGIAAGVLILAACGYLYYLYNSAKHTAAKIYEAPAKPVYVSKDPDVQKRVDTEAKTPDRLKPFTVLALGVDQRPHDTGRSDTIILMAVNPAKKSILMFNIPRDTRTDIVGHGTVDKINHAYAFGGVNMSIQTIERFLDYPVDYYIKVNMEGFARLIDLIGGVEVDNPFAFNYEQHTFAKGHLTLNGDEALLYSRMRYDDPRGDLGRNARQRDILEEVMKHAMNLTNVTKIDSMLSEVGDSVKTNITFDEMKQFLTDYRPAIGSIDTVEIQGKGQTIGGIWYYIVSDAERSRIHNLLKNQMQ is encoded by the coding sequence ATGAACCGTCGTGTCAAAAGGGTACTCGCCTGGTCCGGGATCGCTGCCGGGGTCTTGATATTGGCAGCCTGCGGCTATTTGTATTACCTTTATAACTCTGCCAAGCATACGGCAGCCAAGATATACGAGGCGCCCGCCAAACCGGTGTATGTCAGCAAGGATCCGGATGTGCAGAAACGGGTGGACACCGAAGCGAAGACGCCTGACCGGCTGAAGCCGTTTACGGTGCTTGCGCTTGGCGTCGATCAGCGCCCGCACGATACCGGCCGCTCCGATACGATCATCCTGATGGCCGTGAATCCGGCGAAAAAATCGATTCTCATGTTTAATATTCCGCGCGATACGCGGACGGACATCGTCGGACACGGCACGGTGGACAAAATCAATCATGCGTACGCGTTCGGCGGCGTCAACATGTCGATTCAGACCATCGAGCGGTTTCTTGATTATCCGGTCGATTATTACATCAAAGTGAATATGGAAGGCTTCGCCCGCCTTATCGATCTGATCGGCGGCGTCGAGGTGGATAACCCCTTTGCGTTCAATTATGAGCAGCACACGTTTGCAAAGGGGCATTTGACCTTGAACGGTGATGAGGCGCTGCTCTATTCGCGGATGCGCTACGACGATCCGCGAGGCGACTTGGGCCGGAATGCGAGGCAGCGCGACATTTTAGAAGAAGTGATGAAGCACGCGATGAACCTGACGAACGTGACCAAGATCGATTCGATGCTGAGCGAGGTCGGGGACAGTGTGAAGACAAACATCACCTTCGACGAGATGAAGCAATTCCTTACCGACTACCGTCCGGCAATCGGCAGCATCGACACAGTGGAAATTCAAGGGAAAGGGCAGACGATCGGCGGCATCTGGTATTACATCGTAAGCGACGCCGAGCGGAGCCGGATTCATAATCTGCTCAAAAATCAGATGCAGTAA